The Mustela nigripes isolate SB6536 chromosome X, MUSNIG.SB6536, whole genome shotgun sequence genomic sequence ccTTGACCTtagctttgtatcagtctctctcctttgattacggacccagCACTCGgaaacttttcaaattttctaatcaagagaagaaatatttccatTAGCTTAGTACTAATCTGTTAGCTCTGCTAACCaatatttctggaataaaaaaTCCTGTCCTTTCTTCCCTCATTGACTTTCTTTGTTCCATTCCTATGTCTACTCCTAATGTTACCTCCTATATACGGATTCAGTTCTTGACAGCTTTGGCCTGAACAATGGCAAATTCCTTCTAAATCTTATCCCCGGCTACTACTAATTAGTGACTCTAACTTTGGAAGGCAAGCTGGGTTTGGATGTGAGAATCAAAATTTTTCAATGGAGTGGGTTGACTGTTATCAGATTAGATCTGGAAGATCACCTCCATTCCTCTTACACCTGTCAAATTCTGTCCCCATAGTATCTTCCAGCAACTCAGTTTACGCGTATTGCATGCAATTGTTGGGATGAGGTGAAAGTCTCTTTTTACCTACTACTGAACTAAaggtgttgtttttgttgttgttttaatgctTTTGGTTGTATCTCCATAGGCTAATAACAGCACGTTTATTGACAGTTCACTATTTGTCAGGCATAGTGTCACAATACATCCTCAGATGAGAAtagttcttctgcccatttttaaacatgATGTAACTATAACTTTGAGATACAACATGACTAAAAGAGAAGAAGCTAAGATTCAGGTAAGATTTCAGCCCAGAAAAATAACTAAACTAAATTTAGTTTCACATATGTGGGAAATCCACActgacatggaaattccaaagctAGTGAGACAACATGGGGTTTATATGACATCCTAAGCTAAGGAGAGGGGTAGGGGTCTGGAGATACAAATAATTTCCCCTTTATCCTTCTATGTTTTTGGCTGAGACCACCTGTGATAAAAatcagattaacaggagaaaacaaagggtacttgtgtggctcagtccttagatACCTGCCTTTgtatcagatcatgatcctagagtcctgggattgagccctgcatcaggttccctgctcagtgggaagcctgcttctccctctcccactccccctgtttgtgttcctctttcactgtctctctctctctaccaaataaatagataaaatcataaaagaaaggagaaaacaatcaGAAGTTTAATAACACATACCCTCCTATATACAAGGGAGAGACCCACAGAAACAGTAACTGCATAAAGAACCAAAGCTAGCACCTTAAAAACCATTTCTCAGTAAAGACAAAGCAAAATGTTGGGGGGAAATGAAGTTCAGGACAGGGGATGGGGGAAGAACAGTTAAGAGAAGTTaccaggaggggcgcctgggtggctcagtgggttaaagcctctgctttcggctcaggtcatgatctcagggtcctgggatcgagccccgagttgggctctctgcttagtggggagcctgcttcctcctctctctctgcctgcctctctgcctacttgtgatctgtctgtcaaataaagaaataaaatcttaaaaaaagaaaaaaagagaggggctACCAGGAAACCAAGGGTGTGGCTGATTTGCAGATTTAAgtccatgctttctctcttgatGAAGGGTTTCTAAAGATTTAATCATCCCATTCTTCCTGGTGCACAGAGGGAGACAACCTTACAAATAGCAATTTaccttataaaaatgtaaatgtagccTTCAAAAGGGTaacttttcagttttcagagctaCTCCTATGTCatctatttcataaaaataatcagatcatgataatccttatgccaaagaggccTATTTTGggtaacatattctttttttNNNNNNNNNNNNNNNNNNNNNNNNNNNNNNNNNNNNNNNNNNNNNNNNNNNNNNNNNNNNNNNNNNNNNNNNNNNNNNNNNNNNNNNNNNNNNNNNNNNNTTCCAACACGAtcactttgagatttttttttttttttttttttttttacagctcaAAGGCCTCACGTTTATTACCAAACCAACCCACTGGTGCAGAGCTATAGTAACAGAAAAATCTTTCGCTGATAAATGGTATCTACTGGCCAGGCAGAAAGGTGTTTACAGGGTGATGGAATAGAACACATGATCCTCAAGTAGCTTAATTAAATATGTGGTGCCAATTAGGTGTGTCATTGCGTGATGTGGGACGCCTTAGAGACCCAGCTTGGTTCTCCTCCAGTGCCTCCTCTTGGAGTTGTACCTGATTTTATTACCAGTTTTCATCCGAATCCACTGGGGAATGGGacgattctgcttttgtttcttggccaGGAATCGCTTGATCCTGAAAGTCTTGTGAGAAGACATGGTCAATTAACAGCGCGCAGCACACAGCAGGATGGCGGCGAAAAAGAGAAAgccagtattcattgtttttgcaccacacccagtactccatgcaatccgtgccctccctaacaCCCACCaacttgttcccccaacctcccatcccttgCCCCTTCAAGACTCTCAGGTTGgttttcagagaccatagtctctcatggttcacctccccttccaatttccctcaaatcccttctcctctccatctccccttgtcctcctccatgttatttgttatgttccacaaataagtgaaaccagatgataattgactctctctgcttgacttatttcactcaacataatctcttccagtcccgtccatgttgatacaaaagttgggtattcattctttctgatggaggcataatactccatagtgtatatggcccacatcttccttattcattcgtctgttgaagggcatcttggttctttccacagtttggcaaccgtggccattgctgctataaacattggggtacagatggcccttcttttcactacatctgtatctttggggtaaacacccagtagtgcaattgcagggtcatagggaagctctatttttaatttcttgaggaatctccacactgttctccaaagtggctgcactaacttgcatttccaccaacagtgtaagagggttcccctttctccacatcctctctaacacacattgtttcctgtcttgctaattttggccattctaactggtgtaaggtggtatctcaatgtggttttaatttgaatctccctgatggctagtgatgatgaatattttttcatgtgtctgatagccatttgtatgtcttcattggagaagtgtctgttcagatcttctgcccattttttgatatgattatctgttttgtgtgtgttgagtttgaggagttctttatagattgtggatatcaaccttttgtctgtactgtcatttgcaaatatcttctgccattccgtgggttgcctcttttgttgactgtttcctttgctgtgcacaagcttttgatcttgatgaagtcccaaaagttcattttcgcttttgtttcctttgcctttggagacatatcttgaaagaagttgctgtggctgatatcaaagaggttactgcctatgttctcctctaggattctgatggattcctgtctcacactgaggtcttttatccatttcgagtttatctttgtgtatggtgtaagagaatggtcaagtttcattcttgtacatatagctgtccagttttcccagcaccatttaatgaagtgactgtcttttttccactgtatattttttcctgttttgtcaaagattatttgaccgtagagttgagcgtccatatctgggctctctactctgttccactggcctatgtgtctgtttttatgccagtaccatgctgtcttggtgatcacagctttgtagtaaagcttgaaatcaggtaacatgatgctgccagttttatttttgtttttcaacatttccttagcaattcggggtctcttctgattccatacaaattttaggattatttgctccagctctttgaaaaataccggtggaattttgatcagaatggcattaaaagtatagattgctttaggcggtatagacattttaacgatgtttattcttccgatccaagagcatggaatggtcttccatctttttgtgtcttcttcaatttctttcatgagtgctctgtagttcctcgagtacagatcctttacctctttggttaggtttattcccaggtatcttatggttcttggtgctatagtcaatggaatcgattctctaatttccctttctgtattttcattgtttgtgtataagaaGGCCACtgacttctgtacattgactttgtatcctgccatgttactgaattgctgtatgagttctagtagtttgggggtggagtctttgggttttccatataaagaatcatgtcatctgcgaagagagagagtttcacttcttcattgccaatttggataccttttatttctctgttgtctgattgctgttgctaggacttctaatactactgaacaagagtggtgagaagtgggaatccttgttgtgttcctgatctcaacgggaaggctgcaagctttttcccattgaggatgatatttgctgtgggtctttcatagattttatgaagttcaggaatgttccctctatccatatactttgaagcattttgtcaaatgctttttctgcatcaattgagaggactatgcggttcttctctcttcttttattgatttgttctatcacattgattgatttgccaatgttgaaccatccttgtaacccagggatgaatcccacctggtcatggtggataatctttttaatgtgctgttggatcctgtttgctaggatcttgttgagaatcttagcatccatattcatcagtgatattggtctgaaattctcctttttggtagggtcttttcctggtttggggatcagggtaatgctggcttcataaaaagagtctggaagttttccttctgcttcaattttttgaaacagcttcaggagaataggtgttatttcttctttgaaagtttggtagaattccccagggattccgtcaggtcctgggctctcgtttcttgggaggtttttgatcactgcttcaatctcgttactagatatcagtctattcaggttgtcaatttcttactggttcaattttgggagtttatagttttccaggaatgcatccatttcatctagattgcttagcttattggcatataattgttggtaataatttctgatgattgtttctatttccttggtgttcgttgcaatctctcccttttcattcataattttattaattcaggctctctctcttttcttttggattagtgtggccaatggtttatcaatcttattgattctctcaaaaaaccagcttctagtttcattgatacattgtactgtatctctggtttctacctcattgatctctgctctaatcttgattatttcccttcttatgtgtggagttggtttgatttgttgttgatcctccagttctttaaggtgtagagacagctggtgtattctggatttttcaatttttttgagggaggcttggatggctatatattccCCCCTTAGAACCACCTTTGCTATATCAcgtaggttttggaccaaagtgtcttcattctcattggttttcatgaattgtttcacttcttctttgatctcctggttgatccaagcattcttaagcaaggtggtctttagcttccaggtgtttgagttccttctgaacttttccttttgattcagctccagtttcaaagcactgtgatctgagaatatgcagggaataatgtcagccctttggtattggttgagtcctgatttgtgacccagtatgtgctctattctggagaaggttccatgtgcacttgagaagaatgagtattctgttgttttagggtggaatgttctatatatacctatgaggcccatctggtccaatgtgtcattcaatgctcttgtttctttattgattttctgctttgattatctgtccatttctgagagaggcgtgttaagatctcctactattaatgtattcatatcaatatgactctttatcttgattaatagttttcttatgtaattgactgctcccatattgggggcatagatagtTACAGTTATTAGATtgtcttggtggatagtcccgttaagaattatgtagtgttcttatgtatctctgactacagtctttagtttgaaatcTAACTTATtggatatgagaatcactaccctggccttcttttgaggcccattggcatgaaagatgcttctccatcccttcactttcagtctggatgtatccttaggttcaaaatgggtctcttgtagacaacatatggatgggtcctgtcgttttatccaNNNNNNNNNNNNNNNNNNNNNNNNNNNNNNNNNNNNNNNNNNNNNNNNNNNNNNNNNNNNNNNNNNNNNNNNNNNNNNNNNNNNNNNNNNNNNNNNNNNNgaagggatggagaagcatctttcatgccaatgggcctcaaaagatgcttctccatcccttcactttcagtctggatgtatccttaggttcaaaatgggtctcttgtagacaacatatggatgggtcctgtcgttttatccaatctgcaaccctgtgtcgttttatgggtgcatttaggccattcacattgagagtgattattgatagatatgtttttattgacatggTGTTACCTTTgaggtctttctttctgtagattgtctctatatttctgttcaatgatatttttaggattttttctcttttatagaacaccccttaatatttcctgcagtgtcggcttggtggtcgcatactcttttaagccttgctggtcttagaaactctttatctctccatccattttgaatgtcagtcttgctggataaagtattcttggctgcatgttcttctcatttagtgccctgaatatatcttttcagccctttctggcttgccaggtctctgtggacaggtctgaccttattctgatgggctttcctttgtacgtaaggagcttctttgtcctagctgcttttaagaaggtctgcctacaattataattcttcattcttactattaggtgtctcaaggacttttgagaatctataaGCTTGGGGGAAAACCATTCTGCCTTTAGTatatgaacgctggttccattcgtgagattgggaaatttttcatggacaacttgttccattatatcttctagacttctttctttctcctccccttcagggattccaataattctgacactggaacgtttcatggcatcatttatttccctgattctgtttttgtggcttctaagctgtttgttccaggcttcctcctgatcctttctctctatctgtttgtcctccagatcactaattctatcttctgtctcagttatcctagcttttagagaatttagagtagattggaactcattgagagcattttcaacatcatccctggtggctttcagttctgccctaatcaattctgtttggtcatccatggttttctccaacctagctattgcctggataattgttagcctgaattccctttctgacattttgtctatgttgatagccattagctctgttgcagaaggcctatctgctgtatttttcttctgttgggcattcctcctcctagtcattttggtgagagatgactgaacggatgtagctggatgtattgactcTGGGGCAGTCAAgatgcaccctggaacgcttctgagcaatcaggattccccacccaaatgagagaaaaaagaaaagaaaggctcagcccaaatgggccccaaggtaagatttatgaagtatacaaacaaaaacacaaacaaaaagactgataaaagtatatggcaagagaaaaaatatatataaaagttaaaaatgaagaacctcatcaaaaagaaccccaagtataagatttctatactaccaggacaaacacaaatacacagaaacactggaggaagaaaaagatgggagagtggttataaattctcagtgtaggcgaggaaggttattttgaatcttcttggatgtatcttgatatctttgttaaaggactcaactttcctaagataaaggggggaTTAAAAACGGGTTTATGtaaggggtagcattgattggggaaaggggttTGGGTAACATATTGTACTCCCCTTCGATCTAATagtttgtattgtattgtatttccTATAGATTGCCACAAATGTAAAAGATACAGTCCTTGTCCATTTTCctctaattgtttttaaataaactggTGTATAACTAAATAACTTGAAATATTCAACATTCTTAGTTGCTATTATCTGTGGCATTTTCTCATAACAATAGAGGGAAGAAAGAGTTCAGTTTCTCAGAAATGACCTACCAAAAAGTTTAGACTTTGCATAGGATTTAGAATGTTGAAAAAATAAGTCAGGTAAGTTTTAAGCAGTCCTTAAAGTGGAATAGGTAGAAGCAACTTGGCAATGAACTTGTGGTAACGAATATTAGGTTCtgggaaatgggaaataaatttaattaggAATTATTGAGCCACTTAATTGCCATAATTGATTAGTAAGTACTAGGGAGTCATTGTAAATACTTGAGCCAAAGACTGAAAGATTTATGGTATGTTTTCAGGAAATTAGTCTTGTAGTAAAATGCTGGCGAACAGGGTGGCAGGT encodes the following:
- the LOC132007236 gene encoding large ribosomal subunit protein eL39 — its product is MSSHKTFRIKRFLAKKQKQNRPIPQWIRMKTGNKIRYNSKRRHWRRTKLGL